Proteins from a genomic interval of Stenotrophomonas sp. WZN-1:
- a CDS encoding alanine/glycine:cation symporter family protein, producing MEATVHFINSIIWSKALIFVCLGAGLFFSLRTRFMQIRGFLEMCRLTVKGEKSDAGVSSFQALAMSMAGRMGIGNIAGVATAIAFGGPGAIFWMWVMGFLGASTSYVECTLAQIYKTKDAEGRYRGGPAYYIEKAMGLKWYALAFAIATIIAAGFLMPGVQANAIADSIINACRGTALCGPLDGQTLGMESVQALKLGIGIVVALLLGVVIFGGVKRIANFAEVVVPFMAAAFILTAIVIMVINYDRVPEMFGIIFKSAFGTHAAFGAMMGLAVEWGIKRGIYANEAGQGSGPHAAAASEVSHPAKQGYVQAFAIYFDTMMVCTATAFLILASGTYNVYSPVEGAPPLFQGLAGIPEGAGYAQAGVEAVLPGWGSAFVSIAIFFFAFTTIMAYYYMAETNLSYVNHNRKRPLTVLVLRLGIIGMVVFGAFHNATLAWALGDIGVGLMAWLNIIAILIIQKPAMLALRDYERQKKLGLDPVFDPDALGIKNADFWRQRKQESV from the coding sequence GTGGAAGCAACCGTACACTTCATCAACAGCATCATCTGGAGCAAGGCACTGATCTTCGTGTGCCTGGGCGCCGGCCTGTTCTTCAGCCTGCGCACGCGCTTCATGCAGATCCGCGGTTTCCTCGAGATGTGCCGCCTCACCGTCAAGGGCGAGAAGTCCGACGCCGGCGTGTCCTCGTTCCAGGCGCTGGCCATGTCGATGGCTGGCCGCATGGGCATCGGCAACATCGCCGGCGTGGCCACCGCCATCGCCTTCGGTGGCCCCGGTGCGATCTTCTGGATGTGGGTGATGGGCTTCCTCGGCGCATCCACGTCGTACGTGGAATGCACCCTGGCGCAGATCTACAAGACCAAGGATGCCGAAGGCCGTTACCGCGGTGGCCCGGCGTACTACATCGAAAAAGCCATGGGCCTGAAGTGGTACGCGTTGGCCTTCGCCATCGCCACGATCATCGCCGCCGGCTTCCTGATGCCGGGCGTGCAGGCCAATGCCATCGCCGACAGCATCATCAATGCCTGCCGTGGCACCGCGCTGTGCGGTCCGTTGGACGGCCAGACGCTGGGCATGGAATCGGTGCAGGCGCTGAAGCTGGGCATCGGCATCGTGGTCGCGCTGCTGCTGGGCGTGGTGATCTTCGGCGGCGTCAAGCGCATCGCCAACTTCGCCGAGGTGGTGGTGCCGTTCATGGCGGCGGCCTTCATCCTGACCGCCATCGTCATCATGGTCATCAACTACGACCGCGTGCCGGAGATGTTCGGCATCATCTTCAAGAGTGCCTTCGGTACCCACGCCGCGTTCGGCGCGATGATGGGCCTGGCGGTGGAGTGGGGCATCAAGCGCGGCATCTATGCCAACGAAGCCGGCCAGGGCTCGGGCCCGCATGCGGCGGCCGCTTCGGAGGTTTCGCACCCGGCCAAGCAGGGTTACGTGCAGGCCTTTGCCATCTACTTCGACACCATGATGGTGTGCACCGCCACCGCATTCCTGATCCTGGCCAGCGGCACCTACAACGTGTACTCGCCGGTGGAAGGCGCGCCGCCGCTGTTCCAGGGCCTGGCCGGCATTCCGGAAGGCGCGGGCTATGCGCAGGCCGGCGTGGAAGCGGTGCTGCCGGGCTGGGGTTCGGCGTTCGTATCGATCGCCATCTTCTTCTTCGCCTTCACCACCATCATGGCGTACTACTACATGGCCGAGACCAACCTCAGCTATGTGAACCACAACAGGAAGCGCCCGCTGACCGTGCTGGTGCTGCGCCTGGGCATCATCGGCATGGTGGTGTTCGGCGCGTTCCACAATGCGACCCTGGCCTGGGCGCTGGGTGACATCGGCGTCGGCCTGATGGCTTGGCTGAACATCATCGCCATCCTCATCATCCAGAAGCCGGCGATGCTGGCCCTGCGTGACTACGAACGACAGAAGAAGCTGGGCCTGGATCCGGTGTTCGACCCGGATGCCCTGGGCATCAAGAACGCCGATTTCTGGCGCCAGCGCAAGCAGGAGAGTGTGTAA
- a CDS encoding GNAT family protein yields the protein MPDRTTVLRGDGFQLRPWRPDDLESLLRHANDAEVSRGLRDRFPYPYTREDGEAFLAGRVLAPGTLNLAIEIDGQACGSVGAQQGVAERGHMAELGYWLGQAYWGQGVMTRVVGLFAPWVMDELRLFRLQAGVVDFNLGSARVLEKNGFQEEGVDRCAVYKRGALHDLRRFARVRTQLP from the coding sequence ATGCCTGATCGGACCACAGTGCTGCGGGGCGACGGCTTCCAGCTGCGCCCCTGGCGCCCGGATGATCTGGAATCGCTGCTGCGCCATGCCAACGACGCCGAGGTGTCGCGCGGCCTGCGTGATCGCTTCCCGTACCCGTATACGCGCGAGGATGGGGAGGCCTTCCTGGCCGGCCGCGTGCTGGCCCCCGGCACCCTGAACCTGGCCATCGAGATCGACGGCCAGGCCTGCGGCAGCGTCGGTGCCCAGCAGGGCGTGGCCGAGCGCGGACACATGGCCGAGCTGGGCTACTGGCTGGGCCAGGCCTACTGGGGCCAAGGAGTGATGACCCGGGTGGTCGGCCTGTTCGCCCCCTGGGTGATGGACGAACTTCGCCTGTTCAGGCTGCAGGCCGGGGTGGTCGACTTCAATCTCGGCTCGGCCCGGGTGCTGGAAAAGAACGGCTTCCAGGAGGAGGGCGTAGACCGTTGTGCGGTCTACAAGCGCGGCGCGCTGCACGACCTGCGCCGTTTCGCCCGGGTGCGCACGCAGCTGCCCTGA
- a CDS encoding TrmH family RNA methyltransferase — protein sequence MNNPWNNRRPSARPPRATPLPRPEGPATGGGGRGGSDELRLYGLNAVLAAFEARPQALRKLYLLEARIPRLQPLLKWCVANRVGYRVVEDGDLNKLAGTTHHEGVVADVLRAPALPLAQWLQQVGDGPALALWLDGVGNPHNLGAILRSAAHFGAKALLLPAGSTLALSGAAARVAEGGAEAVPLVQLPETAQAMAQLRAAGFGLAATLVEGGDDVFRTALPQRLVYVMGAEGEGMDRSLAGACDLQVSIPGSGAVESLNVASATAVLLAQWASRCDD from the coding sequence GTGAACAACCCTTGGAACAACCGCCGCCCGTCCGCCCGTCCGCCGCGCGCAACACCGTTGCCGCGCCCGGAGGGGCCGGCAACGGGCGGTGGTGGGCGCGGTGGCAGCGACGAGCTGCGCCTGTATGGCCTGAATGCCGTGCTGGCCGCGTTCGAAGCGCGGCCGCAGGCACTGCGCAAGCTGTACCTGCTGGAGGCGCGCATTCCGCGCCTGCAGCCGCTGCTGAAGTGGTGCGTGGCCAACCGCGTCGGATACCGCGTGGTTGAGGACGGCGATCTGAACAAGCTTGCCGGCACCACCCACCACGAAGGCGTGGTGGCTGACGTGCTGCGCGCACCGGCACTGCCGCTGGCGCAGTGGCTGCAGCAGGTCGGTGACGGTCCGGCGCTGGCATTGTGGCTGGATGGCGTGGGCAACCCGCACAACCTCGGCGCGATCCTGCGCTCGGCCGCGCACTTCGGTGCCAAGGCGCTGCTGCTGCCGGCCGGCAGCACGCTGGCGCTGTCCGGTGCCGCCGCGCGCGTGGCCGAGGGCGGTGCCGAGGCGGTGCCGCTGGTACAGCTGCCGGAGACCGCTCAGGCGATGGCACAGCTGCGTGCCGCCGGTTTCGGCCTGGCCGCGACCCTGGTGGAGGGCGGTGACGACGTGTTCCGCACCGCGCTGCCGCAACGCCTGGTGTATGTGATGGGCGCCGAAGGCGAGGGCATGGACCGCAGCCTGGCGGGTGCGTGCGACCTGCAGGTCTCGATTCCCGGCAGCGGCGCGGTGGAGAGCCTGAACGTCGCCTCGGCCACGGCGGTGTTGCTGGCGCAATGGGCGAGCCGTTGCGACGATTGA
- a CDS encoding TonB-dependent copper receptor: MKMTSRPAGACARLPVALGLAVAASLAHAAPAEEARTLDTLVVTAAAPSSPLHWVTDPRLPRQPVPASDGADYLKTVPGFSAIRNGGTNGDPVLRGMFGSRLNILSNDGNLIGACPSRMDNPLSYIAPESFDRLTIIKGPQSVRWGAGASAGTVRFERDTPRFEEPGLRADASALVGSRNRNDQVLDLTVGNPTGYVRASGNRSEADDYKDGNGDVVPSKWRKWNGDVAIGWTPDADTLLEISAGAGDAIARYAGRGMDGAAFERTSYAARFEKRNLPGAWDTVQANVYYNEADHVMDNYTLRTPNPNSMMPMPMASNVDRRTQGGRVSSEWRWQDVQLVAGVDGEDSRHRGRMGMGRGTYRLAAWETDANFRRYGAFTELTLGAGTGQRWISGLRIDRASVRDERQSIRGMMGNRPNPTAGQRRKEWLGSGFLRYEQDLADGLTWYAGLGHSERMPDYWELFSPDHGPAGAVNAFAGIQPERTTQLDVGLQYKGPRVQAWVSAYAGQIQDYILFTYHGSGMMGMSQASNVDARIAGAEAGLEVSVAEQWKLGGTLAYAWGENRDQQRPLPQMPPLEARLSANWEGQRWSAGALLRAVTHQHRVANGQGNVVAQDLGPSAGFATFALNAAYRFSSQLQLSAGVDNLFDRAYSEHLNLAGSADFGFPADPVRINEPGRSVWMKLNYRY; the protein is encoded by the coding sequence ATGAAAATGACTTCCCGCCCTGCGGGCGCCTGTGCGCGCCTGCCGGTTGCCCTTGGCCTGGCCGTGGCCGCATCACTGGCCCACGCCGCGCCAGCCGAAGAGGCGCGCACCCTGGACACGCTGGTGGTGACCGCCGCCGCACCGTCCTCGCCGCTGCACTGGGTGACCGACCCGCGCCTGCCGCGGCAGCCGGTGCCCGCCAGTGATGGCGCCGATTACCTGAAGACCGTTCCCGGTTTCTCCGCCATCCGCAACGGCGGCACCAACGGTGACCCGGTGCTGCGCGGCATGTTCGGTTCGCGCCTGAACATCCTCAGCAACGATGGCAACCTGATCGGTGCCTGCCCGTCGCGCATGGACAATCCGCTGTCCTACATCGCGCCGGAGAGCTTCGACCGGCTGACCATCATCAAGGGCCCGCAGAGCGTGCGCTGGGGGGCAGGTGCCTCGGCCGGCACCGTGCGCTTCGAGCGCGACACACCGCGCTTCGAGGAACCGGGCCTGCGTGCCGATGCCAGTGCGCTGGTTGGTTCGCGCAACCGCAACGACCAGGTGCTGGACCTGACCGTGGGCAACCCGACCGGTTACGTGCGCGCGAGTGGCAACCGTTCCGAAGCCGATGACTACAAGGATGGCAACGGTGATGTGGTGCCGTCGAAGTGGCGCAAGTGGAACGGTGACGTGGCTATCGGCTGGACGCCGGATGCCGACACGCTGCTGGAAATCTCCGCCGGTGCCGGTGATGCCATCGCACGCTACGCGGGACGCGGCATGGACGGGGCCGCGTTCGAACGCACCAGCTATGCCGCGCGCTTCGAGAAGCGCAACCTGCCGGGCGCGTGGGACACGGTGCAGGCCAACGTGTACTACAACGAGGCCGACCACGTGATGGACAACTACACGCTGCGCACGCCGAACCCGAACAGCATGATGCCGATGCCGATGGCCTCGAACGTGGATCGCCGTACCCAGGGTGGCCGGGTCAGTTCCGAGTGGCGCTGGCAGGACGTGCAGCTGGTGGCGGGTGTGGATGGCGAAGACAGCCGCCATCGTGGGCGCATGGGCATGGGCCGCGGCACCTACCGCCTGGCGGCGTGGGAAACCGATGCCAACTTCCGCCGCTACGGCGCGTTCACCGAGTTGACCCTCGGCGCTGGCACCGGCCAGCGCTGGATCAGCGGCCTGCGCATTGATCGCGCCAGCGTGCGCGACGAGCGGCAGTCGATCCGCGGGATGATGGGCAACCGGCCGAACCCGACCGCCGGCCAGCGTCGCAAGGAATGGCTCGGCAGTGGTTTCCTGCGCTACGAGCAGGACCTGGCCGACGGCCTGACCTGGTATGCCGGCCTCGGCCACAGTGAACGCATGCCCGACTACTGGGAGCTGTTCTCGCCCGACCACGGCCCGGCCGGTGCGGTGAACGCGTTTGCCGGCATCCAGCCCGAGCGTACGACCCAGCTTGACGTCGGCCTGCAGTACAAGGGGCCGCGCGTGCAGGCATGGGTTTCGGCGTACGCCGGGCAGATCCAGGACTACATCCTGTTCACCTACCACGGCAGCGGCATGATGGGCATGAGCCAGGCCAGCAACGTCGATGCGCGCATTGCCGGTGCCGAGGCGGGGCTGGAAGTGAGTGTGGCCGAACAGTGGAAGCTGGGTGGCACGCTGGCCTATGCCTGGGGCGAGAACCGCGACCAACAGCGTCCGCTGCCGCAGATGCCGCCGCTGGAAGCGCGGCTGAGTGCGAACTGGGAAGGCCAGCGCTGGAGCGCCGGTGCGCTGCTGCGTGCGGTGACCCACCAGCATCGTGTCGCAAATGGCCAGGGCAATGTGGTCGCACAGGACCTCGGGCCGAGCGCTGGCTTTGCCACCTTTGCGCTCAATGCCGCGTACCGTTTCAGTTCGCAGCTGCAGCTCAGCGCGGGTGTCGACAACCTGTTCGACCGTGCCTACAGCGAGCACCTGAATCTGGCGGGCAGCGCCGACTTCGGCTTCCCGGCCGATCCGGTGCGCATCAATGAGCCGGGGCGCAGCGTCTGGATGAAGCTGAATTACCGGTATTGA
- a CDS encoding efflux RND transporter permease subunit has product MKLSDISIQRPVFAVVMSLLLLVLGVMSFTRLTLRELPAIDPPIVSVSVDYTGASAAVIESRITQVLEDALAGIEGIDTINARSTNGRSQVSIEFTSNRDIEAAANDVRDAVSRVADRMPEEARPPEIAKVESDADPIIWFNMVSSTMDTLELSDYADRYVVDRFSSLDGVAQVRIGGRQRYAMRIWLDRDQLAARGLTTGDVETALRNENVELPAGRIESTDRDFTLRVERNYIKPEDFATIPLGKGRDGYVVRMGDVAKIELASAERRAYYRSNGEPGIGLGIVKTSTANSLDVARTARAEAERVALTLPKGTQIFVAFDNTTFIEAAVDRVYATLVEAMILVLAVIWLFLGSFRAALIPAVTVPVCLVAAFIALYAFDFSINLLTLLALVLCIGLVVDDAIVVVENVQRRIDLGEPPLVASKRGTAQVAFAVIATTAVLVAVFLPVGFLEGNTGRLFRELAVALAAAVALSAFVALTLTPMMASKLLKPHTGQAPRGLHGFVNRNLERLAGAYGRVLQHHVDRTWIYLLVMVAALAASWGLLKLLPSELAPAEDRGSFQIMIDGPEGAGYDYTVQQVQQVEAMLAPHVGPDKPIVRANPRVPGGWGASEEMHTGRVSIFLQPWRQRSEGTPEVANELQKELDTIRGVRVRTQVGGGLVRSGGQPFQIVLGGPEYAEIAQWRDRILLRMADNPGLVGPDSDYKETRPQMRVNIDRQRAADLGVPVTAIGSALETMMGSRRVTTFVDNGEEYDVLVQAGRDGRASPADLAAIRVRATSGELVPLSNLVTLSEVAEAGTLNRFNRLRSITINAGLAPGYPLGEAIAWAQQVTREELPQYAQVNWKGESREYQSAGGAVLLTFAMALLVVYLVLAAQFESFIHPLTIMLTVPLGVLGALVGLWVSGGTVNLFSQIGIVMLVGLAAKNGILIVEFANQLRDDGRSVREAIIESAMVRLRPILMTSIATVVGAIPLVVAGGPGSASRGTIGIVIIFGVTLSTFLSLFVVPAFYARLAPYTRSPEAVKRELEKQEAESPSVGGHA; this is encoded by the coding sequence ATGAAGCTGTCCGACATCTCCATCCAGCGGCCGGTGTTCGCCGTGGTGATGAGCCTGTTGCTGCTGGTGCTGGGCGTGATGTCCTTCACCCGCCTGACCCTGCGTGAACTGCCGGCCATCGATCCGCCAATCGTGTCGGTGTCGGTGGATTACACCGGTGCCTCGGCGGCGGTCATCGAAAGCCGCATCACCCAGGTGCTGGAAGACGCACTGGCCGGCATCGAAGGCATCGATACGATCAACGCGCGCAGCACCAACGGCCGCTCGCAGGTCAGCATCGAATTCACTTCCAACCGCGATATCGAAGCGGCGGCCAACGACGTGCGCGATGCGGTCAGCCGCGTGGCCGACCGCATGCCGGAAGAAGCACGGCCGCCGGAAATCGCCAAGGTCGAAAGCGATGCAGACCCGATCATCTGGTTCAACATGGTTTCCTCGACCATGGACACGCTGGAATTGAGCGACTACGCCGACCGCTACGTGGTCGACCGTTTCTCCAGCCTCGATGGCGTGGCCCAGGTCCGTATCGGTGGCCGCCAGCGCTATGCGATGCGGATCTGGCTGGACCGTGACCAGCTGGCCGCACGCGGCCTGACCACCGGCGACGTGGAAACCGCGCTGCGCAACGAGAACGTGGAGCTGCCGGCCGGCCGCATCGAGTCGACCGACCGCGACTTCACCCTGCGCGTGGAGCGCAACTACATCAAGCCCGAGGATTTCGCGACCATCCCGCTGGGCAAGGGCCGCGACGGCTACGTGGTACGCATGGGCGACGTGGCGAAGATCGAGCTGGCCTCGGCCGAACGCCGCGCGTACTACCGCAGCAACGGCGAGCCGGGCATCGGCCTGGGCATCGTCAAGACCTCCACCGCCAACTCGCTGGACGTGGCGCGCACTGCGCGCGCTGAAGCCGAGCGGGTGGCGCTGACCCTGCCCAAGGGTACGCAGATCTTCGTCGCCTTCGACAACACCACCTTCATCGAAGCCGCCGTGGATCGCGTCTACGCCACGCTGGTGGAGGCGATGATCCTGGTGCTGGCAGTGATCTGGCTGTTCCTTGGCAGCTTCCGTGCCGCGTTGATTCCGGCGGTGACGGTGCCGGTCTGCCTGGTCGCGGCGTTCATCGCGCTGTATGCGTTCGACTTCTCGATCAACCTGCTGACCCTGCTTGCCCTGGTGCTGTGCATCGGCCTGGTGGTGGACGATGCGATCGTGGTGGTGGAGAACGTGCAGCGCCGCATCGACCTGGGCGAGCCACCGCTGGTGGCGTCCAAGCGCGGCACTGCGCAGGTCGCCTTCGCGGTGATCGCCACCACCGCCGTGCTGGTGGCGGTGTTCCTGCCGGTCGGGTTCCTGGAAGGCAACACCGGGCGCCTGTTCCGCGAACTGGCGGTGGCGCTGGCCGCCGCCGTGGCGTTGTCCGCGTTCGTGGCACTGACACTGACGCCGATGATGGCCTCCAAGCTGCTCAAGCCGCACACCGGGCAAGCGCCACGTGGCCTGCATGGCTTCGTCAACCGCAACCTGGAACGCCTGGCGGGCGCCTATGGTCGCGTGCTGCAGCACCATGTCGATCGCACCTGGATCTACCTGCTGGTGATGGTGGCTGCGCTGGCCGCGAGCTGGGGCCTGCTCAAGCTGCTGCCGTCGGAACTGGCACCGGCCGAAGACCGCGGATCATTCCAGATCATGATCGATGGCCCGGAAGGCGCCGGCTACGACTACACCGTGCAGCAGGTGCAGCAGGTGGAAGCGATGCTGGCGCCGCATGTCGGCCCGGACAAGCCCATCGTGCGCGCCAACCCGCGCGTGCCGGGTGGCTGGGGCGCCAGCGAGGAAATGCACACCGGTCGCGTCAGCATCTTCCTGCAGCCGTGGCGGCAGCGCAGCGAAGGCACGCCGGAAGTGGCCAACGAGCTGCAGAAGGAACTGGATACCATCCGTGGCGTGCGCGTGCGCACGCAGGTCGGCGGAGGCCTGGTGCGCAGCGGCGGCCAGCCGTTCCAGATCGTGCTGGGTGGGCCGGAATACGCCGAGATCGCGCAATGGCGCGACCGCATCCTGCTGCGCATGGCCGACAACCCCGGCCTTGTCGGCCCGGACTCGGACTACAAGGAAACCCGGCCGCAGATGCGGGTGAACATCGACCGCCAGCGTGCGGCCGACCTCGGCGTGCCGGTCACCGCGATCGGTTCGGCGCTGGAAACCATGATGGGCTCGCGCCGCGTCACCACCTTCGTCGACAACGGCGAGGAATACGACGTGTTGGTGCAGGCCGGTCGTGACGGTCGCGCCAGCCCGGCCGACCTGGCGGCGATCCGCGTGCGTGCCACTTCCGGCGAGCTGGTGCCGCTGTCCAACCTGGTTACGCTGAGCGAAGTGGCCGAGGCCGGCACCCTGAACCGCTTCAACCGACTGCGCTCGATCACCATCAACGCCGGCCTGGCGCCGGGGTATCCGCTGGGTGAGGCCATTGCCTGGGCGCAGCAGGTCACGCGCGAGGAGCTGCCGCAGTACGCGCAGGTGAACTGGAAGGGCGAATCGCGCGAGTACCAGAGCGCCGGTGGCGCCGTGCTGCTGACCTTCGCCATGGCCCTGCTGGTGGTGTACCTGGTGCTGGCTGCGCAGTTCGAGAGCTTCATCCATCCGCTGACCATCATGCTGACCGTGCCGCTGGGCGTGCTCGGTGCGCTGGTCGGGTTGTGGGTCAGTGGCGGTACGGTGAACCTGTTCAGCCAGATCGGCATCGTGATGCTGGTCGGCCTGGCCGCGAAGAACGGCATCCTCATCGTCGAATTCGCCAACCAGCTGCGCGACGACGGCCGCAGCGTGCGCGAGGCGATCATCGAATCGGCGATGGTGCGACTGCGCCCGATCCTGATGACCTCGATCGCCACCGTGGTCGGCGCCATTCCGCTGGTCGTGGCCGGCGGCCCGGGTTCGGCCAGCCGTGGCACGATCGGCATCGTGATCATCTTCGGCGTGACTCTCTCGACGTTCCTGTCGCTGTTCGTGGTGCCGGCGTTCTACGCGCGGTTGGCGCCGTATACCCGCTCGCCGGAAGCGGTGAAGCGCGAGCTGGAGAAGCAGGAAGCGGAATCGCCATCGGTGGGTGGTCATGCCTGA
- a CDS encoding alanine/glycine:cation symporter family protein: MNIESIVNAILGIVWSPYLVVLCLLTGLYFSVRTRFIQLRALPDMLRLMFRHERSDAGVSPFQALSLSLSSRVGVGNIAGVAMAIAFGGPGAIFWMWIVAFLGASSAFVESTLAQIYKDRDAKGQYRGGPAYYIEKGLGQRWYAVLFALVTVLAGAMLAGTQSNAITSAVNEAWDVPVMTTTAVLLVVLGAILIGGVRRIARVAEWVVPLMAVAYLLVAALVMVLNAEKVPEVIMLVLRSAFGVDAAFGAMIGTAIQWGVRRGVLSNEAGMGSGAHPAAAAEVSHPVKQGLVQSFSVYIDTMVVCSATAFLILSTGLYNVYDPAVNGIPDEARLLLGNLPGVEAGPRFVQHAVESALPGFGRSFVALAILPFAFTTILALYYMAETNISYLCRDRPAPWVVSMFQLLFLAATGYSAVNSATVAWSLGDIGVGLMSWLNIIAILLLQKPALAALRDYEQHRQAGKDPLYNPKLLGVRNTSVWQG, from the coding sequence ATGAACATCGAATCCATCGTCAACGCGATCCTCGGCATCGTCTGGAGTCCCTACCTGGTGGTGCTGTGCCTGCTCACCGGCCTGTACTTCAGCGTGCGCACGCGCTTCATCCAGTTGCGGGCATTGCCGGACATGCTGCGCCTGATGTTCCGTCATGAGCGTTCCGATGCCGGCGTCTCGCCGTTCCAGGCGTTGTCCCTTTCGCTGTCCAGCCGCGTGGGCGTCGGCAACATCGCCGGCGTCGCCATGGCCATCGCCTTCGGCGGCCCCGGCGCGATCTTCTGGATGTGGATCGTTGCCTTCCTCGGTGCGTCCAGTGCCTTCGTCGAATCCACGCTTGCGCAGATCTACAAGGATCGCGATGCCAAGGGCCAGTACCGCGGCGGCCCGGCCTACTACATCGAAAAAGGCCTCGGCCAGCGCTGGTATGCGGTGCTGTTCGCACTGGTGACCGTGCTTGCGGGCGCGATGCTGGCCGGCACGCAGTCCAACGCGATCACCAGTGCGGTCAACGAAGCCTGGGATGTGCCGGTGATGACCACTACTGCGGTATTGCTGGTGGTGCTGGGCGCGATCCTGATCGGCGGCGTGCGCCGCATTGCGCGCGTGGCCGAATGGGTGGTGCCGCTGATGGCCGTGGCCTACCTGCTGGTCGCGGCGCTGGTGATGGTGCTCAACGCGGAGAAGGTGCCGGAGGTGATCATGCTGGTGCTGCGCAGTGCCTTCGGCGTGGATGCAGCGTTCGGCGCAATGATCGGTACCGCCATCCAGTGGGGCGTGCGTCGCGGCGTGCTGTCCAACGAGGCCGGCATGGGCAGCGGCGCGCATCCGGCCGCTGCCGCGGAGGTCTCGCATCCGGTCAAGCAGGGGCTGGTGCAGTCGTTCTCGGTCTACATCGACACCATGGTGGTGTGCAGCGCCACCGCGTTCCTGATCCTGTCCACCGGCCTGTACAACGTCTACGACCCGGCGGTGAACGGCATTCCGGATGAGGCACGCCTGCTGCTGGGCAACCTGCCGGGCGTCGAGGCCGGGCCGCGCTTCGTGCAGCATGCGGTGGAATCGGCGCTGCCTGGCTTCGGCCGCTCATTCGTGGCGCTGGCGATCCTGCCGTTCGCGTTCACCACCATCCTGGCGCTGTACTACATGGCAGAGACCAACATCAGCTACCTGTGCCGTGATCGTCCGGCGCCGTGGGTGGTAAGCATGTTCCAGCTGCTGTTCCTGGCGGCGACCGGCTACTCGGCGGTGAACAGTGCAACGGTGGCCTGGTCGCTGGGCGATATCGGCGTGGGCCTGATGAGCTGGTTGAACATCATTGCCATCCTGCTGCTGCAGAAGCCGGCGTTGGCGGCGCTGCGCGATTACGAGCAGCATCGCCAGGCCGGCAAGGATCCGCTGTACAACCCGAAGCTGCTGGGTGTGCGCAACACCAGCGTGTGGCAAGGCTGA
- a CDS encoding efflux RND transporter periplasmic adaptor subunit: protein MLARIASTLALGLSLAVLAGCAGKQEAAARRQGEAVPVTAQVVQSRQWSDTLQALGTAKARESISVTAKVSEIVEKVHFESGQHIAAGAPIVTLRGQAQEAALVQAQATFHEADQLYKRQRELATQRLVSSATLDTQKSIRDAAEARVAQMQSDIGDRRVRAPFAGVLGIRQVSPGALLTPTTVIATLDDIEHMHIDFQVPEVELAALGVGDKVSATSVAWPGRTFEGVVSTIDARIDPATRAVTVRADFANGDHALRPGMLLDVRLFRPERPALVIPEIAVVQVGRDTYVYRITADDSVERVDVVTGARRAGVVEIRQGLEAGQRIVVDGTGKLRPGLKVAAKDAAPASGAKPAEAAAPIAAEGHGG from the coding sequence ATGTTGGCTCGTATCGCTTCGACCCTGGCCCTTGGCCTCAGCCTGGCCGTGCTGGCCGGGTGCGCAGGCAAACAGGAGGCCGCCGCACGTCGGCAGGGAGAAGCGGTGCCGGTCACCGCGCAGGTCGTGCAGTCCCGTCAGTGGAGCGACACCCTGCAGGCACTGGGCACGGCCAAAGCGCGCGAATCGATCAGCGTGACCGCCAAGGTCAGCGAGATCGTCGAGAAAGTGCATTTCGAAAGTGGCCAGCACATTGCGGCCGGTGCACCGATCGTGACCCTGCGCGGCCAGGCCCAGGAGGCCGCGCTGGTGCAGGCGCAGGCCACCTTCCATGAAGCTGATCAGCTGTACAAGCGCCAGCGTGAGCTGGCCACCCAGCGACTGGTGTCCAGCGCCACGCTGGATACGCAGAAGTCGATCCGCGATGCCGCCGAAGCGCGCGTGGCGCAGATGCAGTCGGACATCGGTGACCGCCGCGTGCGTGCGCCGTTCGCCGGTGTGCTTGGCATCCGCCAGGTCAGTCCGGGCGCGCTGCTGACGCCGACCACGGTGATCGCCACGCTCGACGATATCGAGCACATGCACATCGATTTCCAGGTGCCGGAAGTGGAGCTGGCCGCGCTGGGCGTCGGTGACAAGGTCAGTGCCACCAGCGTGGCGTGGCCCGGCCGCACCTTCGAGGGCGTGGTCAGCACCATCGATGCGCGCATCGATCCGGCCACCCGTGCGGTGACCGTGCGCGCCGACTTCGCCAATGGCGACCATGCGCTGCGCCCGGGCATGCTGCTGGACGTGCGCCTGTTCCGCCCCGAGCGCCCGGCGCTGGTGATTCCGGAAATCGCCGTGGTGCAGGTCGGCCGCGATACCTACGTGTATCGCATCACCGCAGACGACAGCGTCGAGCGCGTGGACGTGGTGACCGGCGCACGCCGTGCCGGCGTGGTCGAGATCAGGCAGGGCCTGGAAGCGGGCCAGCGCATCGTGGTGGATGGCACCGGCAAGCTGCGCCCGGGCCTGAAGGTCGCGGCGAAGGACGCGGCACCGGCCAGTGGTGCAAAGCCCGCTGAAGCCGCTGCACCGATCGCGGCCGAGGGCCACGGCGGATGA